GCGAGGTGGGCAGCTCGTTCTTCTGGGTGCAGCGCTCCAGCGAGCTGGAGCTGCGCAGCGGCAGCATGCAGCGCCCCGGGGGCTCGCtcccccggccggccccgcagcagcacagcacccgcAGGAACTCCCGGCGCATGTCCTTGCTGCGCAGCGTGTAGATGATGGGGTTGGCGGCCGAGTTGAGGGTGGCGAAGGCGAAGAAATAGTTCGCCTTGTAGAGGATCCGGCACGCCCGGACGGGGCAGGAGGCGTCCATGAGGAGGATGATGAAGGCCGGCAGCCAGCAGACGATGAAGGCGCCCAGGACGATGGTGACCGTCTTGAGCAGGGCCAGGGTCTGGGCGCTGGCGATCTCGGCGTGGCTGGAGCGCACGATGCAGTAGATGCGGCTGTAGAGCCCCACGATGGTGAGGAGGATGAGGGTGAAGATGGTGATGACGAAGAGGATGTAGCGCTTGGAGTAGAGGGGCAGGACGGTGGAGCAGTCGTGCAGGTCGCTCATGCAGTTCCAGCCCATGATGGGCAAGCTGCCGATGGCGGCGGCGATCACCCAGCACGCGCCGATGAGCAGCACCATGCGGCAGTTCTTGTCGCTGCTGTAGACCTTCACCTTGGTGATGGCCACGTGGCGCTCGATGGCGATGGCCAACAGGCTGAAGACGGAGGCGGCCAGCGTGGCGAAGGCCGTGCCCTCCCGCACGAACCACTGCACCGGCGTCAGGTGGAAGGTGGTGGCCCCGGAGAGCAGGATGTTGGCCATGAAGGCCAAGCCGGCCAGCAGGTCGGAGAAGGCCAGGTTCCCGATGAAGATGTACATGGCCGAGTGGAACTTCTTGTTGCGGCAGACGGAGATGAGCACCAGCAGGTTCTCCAGCACGATGAAGCAGCACAGCACGACGATGAGGATGGAGACCGCCCACCGCGAGGTGCTGGGCGAGCTCTCCGAGTCCTCCTTGGTGAAGTTGTAGTGCTCCCGGATCTTCTCCGTGTTGAAGTACTCCTTGTAGATGCTCCCCATGgctgcccgcccgcccgccgaGCTCAGCGCCGCCAGGACGCGGCGCCCGGCGGAGACCTGCGGGGAGGAAGGCACCGGGGTTGGCGGCACCGGGGACGCACAGCTGTGCGCGCCGAGCGTCACGGTGCGGGCACGCACACGGCGTCTCACGCTCGGCGCCGGGTGGCCGCAATGGAGCAGAAATGACTCAGAGAGGAAATCCGGATGGCAGCGATAAGAGATGCGCCTCCAAGCTGCCTGGGTGCAGAGCGGGGCCACTGGATCCGTCCCCACGTTGGGGACACGGTGGGTGGCCCCATTGACGCCGGAGGTGACATTTTAGGGCCGGCACGAGGCACCGGCGCAGATCGATGAGAGGAACCAGGGCCCACGGGAGGGACGGGGACACCAGTGGGGACACTGGTGGGGACTGGGACACTGGTGGGGACTGGGACACGTGGGGATGGGGTCACTGGTGGGGACAGGGCGCGCAGAACCCCCCTACGCAGCACCCATCGCACCACGGGGACCCCGTGCTGGTCCCAGTTAGGGACAGGGGACCCAGCACCGCCCCTCCCCCCTCATTCCCACCAGTTAGGGAGGGGGGACCGgcactccccccccccaccccagttAGGATGGGGACCGTCACCTCCCCATAGGGACAGggggcacggcgctgcccccccccccccatcaggATGAGGCCCACGCATCCCCAAATGGCGACACCAcaccccctttttccccttttttttgggggtggggcGGGGCTTTCTAAGCAACgtggggggctccgggggctgTCTcctcgtcccccccccccaggctggaACAACGCTGGGACCCCCAGACACGTTccgagacccccccccccatgcaaCCACtaccgggaccccccccccccagccggtCCCGGGACCCCCCCTCGCAACCGGTCCCGGGACACCCACGCCCCCCACGCAACCGATTCCGGGACCCCCCCCTCGCAACCAGTCCCGGGACCCCCTCCCCACGCAACCGATGCCGagacccccccccaccccgtaACCGTCCCCGGGACCCCACCCTACAACCGGTCCCGAGACCCCCCACCCCGTAACCGGTCCCGGGACCCCCCAGCCTCCGGTCCTGcgaccccccccccaggggaagggggtgaggggggggggggggttcaggAGGGGAAAAGCAGGGGGGGGAAGGGACGCGTGCCCCCCACCTccggtcccggtgccggtgccggccccgccgagcgctgcctcccgccgccgcccgggcTCTGCGCAGCCGCGCCCGGTGCCCGGGCACCGCCCCTCGGTCGTCGGGACCCCCGGGGaaccccccccacacccctctttccctcccccgGTGATTGGGGTCGGTGAAACGGAGCCGAGCGGCCGccgcttccccttccctttcccctgccccgctcccggTGGCCCCCGGCCCCGTTACCGGCAGCCGAACGGCGTCGGGCGGAGCAAGGGGAACGGGCGGAGATCGCAGCGGGACCCCAAAGCGGGACCCCAAAGGGGGACCCCAAAGGGGGATTTGCTACCGGGACCCCAGAGAGGGTCCCCACGCCGGGATTCTGTCCCGGAATCCCAAAGCGCGACCCCAAACCGGGATCCCCACCGGGATTCTCCCCCCGGGACCAAATTCCGGGTCTCAGTACCGGGATCTGGCACCGGGACCCAAATCCAGGCCCCCCAGCAGGATCCCAAACCGGGATCCCCACCCGGATCCTCCCCCGGGACCAAATTCCGGGTCTCAGTACTGGGATCCAGCACCAGGACCCAAATCCAGGCCCCCCACCTGGATCCCAAACCGCGATCCCCACCGGGATTCTCCCCTGGGACCAAATTCCAGGTCCTTGTACTGGGATCCGGCACGAGGACCCAAATCCAGGCCCCCACCTGGATCCCAAACTGGGATCCCCACCCAGATCCTCCCCCAGGACTAAATTCCGGGTCTCAGTACTGGGATCCAGCACCAGGACCCAAATCCAGGCCCCCCAGCAGGATCCCAAACCGCGATCCCCACTGGGATTCTCCCCCAGTACCAAATTCTGGGTCCTTGTACTGGGATCCGGCACCAGGACCCAAATCCAGGCCCCCCACCTGGATCCCAAACCGCGATCCCCACCGGGATCCTCCCCCAGGACACAAAATGCACCAGGACCCTGCACCAGCACCCAAAaccgggagccccccccccccccgggatcTGCTCCTGGGACCAACACCAGGACCCCAAACCAGGACCCCAAACTGGGACTCGCTCCTGGGACCCCAGACTGGGATTCTCTCCCAGAACCCCAGACCGGGACCCCAAACCGGGATCCCCAACTGGGATCCTAAACCGGGATTCCCTCCTGAAACCCCAAACTGGGATCCCAAATCGGGATCCCAAACTGGGATTCTCTTCCAGAACCCCAAACCAGGACCCCAAACCAGGATCCCAAACTGGGATTCTCTCCTGGAACCCCAAACTGGGATCCCAAACTGGAATCCCAAACCAGGACCCCAAACTGGGATTCTCGCCCAGGATCCCACACCAGGCCCCCCACCACTTCCCTCTCCCAGGACCCCACAGCAGGACCCAGCACCAGGATTCTTTCCTGTCCCCCCatgtcccgtccccccccccccccgtgacCCCGTACCAGTGTGGGGCTGAGCCCGGCCCCATACTGGGAGCACCCCAGGACCGGGCACGGGGCTCTGAGGGGGGGCCTGGGCGCAAGGGGGGGCagagcaggatggggctggaAGGGTCCTGGGGGGTCCTGGGACATTTGGGGGGATCCTAGGACATTTTGGGGGGTCCTCAGACACTTTGGGGTGTCCTGGGATGCTTTGGAGGGTCCTGGGACACTTTGGGGGGGGCTGGGACATTTTGGGGGGTCCTGGGACATTTTGGAGGGTCCTCGGACACTTTGGAGGGTCCTGGGACACTTAGGGGGGTCCTGGGACATTTTAGGGGGTTCTGGGACACTTTGGGGGATCCTGGGACACTTTGGAGAGTCCTGGgatattttggggggggggtcttgGGACACTTTGGGGTGTCCTGGGACACCTTGGGGGATCCTGGGACATTTTAGGGGGTCTTGGGACACTTTGGGGGATCCCAGACAGGATTTGGGGCACCTTATATGCAGAGGGCCCAGACAAAAGGGATCGGGGGGTGTCCCGGACAAAGCCCTAGTCCCCGAGGCATCccatggggggtgggggggcacaGGGGTCAGCCCCCCCCCGTGGTTCCGGGGGCACGGAGCGGGGTCAGCGGGGCCGCGCAACACAGGGCCGCTTGTTCCCGAAATACCCGCGGCGCCCGGCAAATTGGATCAGCCCCCGGGCGGCCTCGGTTTAAGCGGCCGGCGGAGGCGGGGGCCAGAtggcaggatccggcccctgggggaggggggcaccGGACGCCCACCGaattccccccccctcctcaacgcccctccccgtgtccccaaacTGTCCCCAAAACCCCGGCTCTGGGGACCCCCTTGGGGTTCGGGGCCGTGGCGGGTCAGCGGTGCCAGCCCCGGCTGCGCGGCGCCGTCGAGTGTTTGCCGAGCGGGGCCACGGTGCCGGCACGCGGGTGTGCAAGGGGGCGTCAGCACCCGTGGGTGCACAAGAGGGCACGGGAGGGGGATGGGACGTGGGTGCCGGCACCCTGTGCACACTCGTGTTGGTGTAAGTCGTGGCACGTGGGTGCTGGCACCCTGTGCACACCCGTGTAT
This genomic stretch from Oxyura jamaicensis isolate SHBP4307 breed ruddy duck unplaced genomic scaffold, BPBGC_Ojam_1.0 oxyUn_random_OJ68915, whole genome shotgun sequence harbors:
- the S1PR2 gene encoding sphingosine 1-phosphate receptor 2; this translates as MGSIYKEYFNTEKIREHYNFTKEDSESSPSTSRWAVSILIVVLCCFIVLENLLVLISVCRNKKFHSAMYIFIGNLAFSDLLAGLAFMANILLSGATTFHLTPVQWFVREGTAFATLAASVFSLLAIAIERHVAITKVKVYSSDKNCRMVLLIGACWVIAAAIGSLPIMGWNCMSDLHDCSTVLPLYSKRYILFVITIFTLILLTIVGLYSRIYCIVRSSHAEIASAQTLALLKTVTIVLGAFIVCWLPAFIILLMDASCPVRACRILYKANYFFAFATLNSAANPIIYTLRSKDMRREFLRVLCCCGAGRGSEPPGRCMLPLRSSSSLERCTQKNELPTSPITRECTTSV